The nucleotide window CTTCGGGCCACCTTCCTCCGCGAGGGGGGAAGCCGGTTGTGGTCCCTACTCCTGACAGAGTGTCGGATCGTCTATCGAGGTCGAGAGGGGACGCACTCGACGGCCGGCTTCTGGATCACTTCTTGTCGAGGAATCCCTGGCCCTTGAGCCAGACCTCGCAGAGCTTCGGCCAGGCCTGGAAAGCCGGCTCGGGGGAGATCTTGTGCTGCTTGGAGCCGGAGCCCAGCCCCAGGCCGTGCTGACCCTTCTCGAAGATGTGCATTTCCAGGGGGACCTTCGCCTTGCGCAGGGCCAGGGCGAAGAGGATGCTGTTCTCCGGGACGACGCCAGTGTCGCCGTTGGTGTGAGCAAGGAAGGTCGGGGGAGTCTCGGCGGTCACCTGCTGCTCATTGGAGTAGTACTTGAGCTTCTCCTCCGACGGGTTTTCGCCCAGGAGATTTCGGTTCGATCCCTTGTGGGTGTAGGGCGTCGCCATGGCGATGACCGGGTAGACGAGGACGAGACGGTCAGGTCGGCAGCTTACGCGCTCGACGGGATCCTCGGCGTCGGGCTTGCCGGCGTCGAAATGCGTGCCGCCCGTGGACGCCAGGTGGCCGCCCGCCGAGAAGCCCAGCAATCCGATCCGTCCCGCATCGATCTTCCACTTGGAGGCCCCCGCCCGCACGACGCGGATCGCTCGGTTGACGTCTTGCATCGGCGCTGGTTCATGGTAGGCCGGCGCGAGGCGGTACTTGAGCACGAAGGCCGCGACGCCGATCGAGTTCAGCCACTCGGCGACCTGCTTCCCCTCGTGGTCGATCGCCAGGCCGCCGTATCCGCCCCCGGGGCAGATCACGAAGGCCGAGCCCGTCGCGACCTCCGGCTTGGGGAGGAAGACAGACAGCGTCGGAACGTCCTTTGGGTCGGTCCCCTTGGCTCCGGGGGCGCCCTGCGGCCAGAGCTTGACGACCTCGGACGCCGCGGCCAGCGGGTCTTCCGGCTGGGCCTGGGCCAGCAGGCTGGGGGCCCCAAGCGTTCCAAACAGGACCACCGCCAGCCAACCGCGCGATGCACCTCGAATCACGGCGTCACCCCTTCTGTCATGACGAAAGGTCTATCAAAGGAGGCCATGCCTACGACACGCGTGGGCACGACACCCAGAAATCGCTCCTCCCCGGCGGGGAGATGTTTCGAACCCTCGCACCCGTCCCGATCCTAGACCATCGATCAGGGCCCCACAACCACCCGCCCTTCGCCGCTCGCCAATTCGGTCGAGCCCTGTCAAATCGGCAGTCGGTGACGATCGCTGAGCCGTGCATGTTTCTTGCAAAGCTTGATGATCGAACAAGTTGCGACTGAATTTAGGTCGCGGTACGGCACTTGCATTTACACGGGGTCGAATAACTCCGGGAGCCGTTTTTGGCACGGCTTCCGCGTCGCGCCGGGCCAGCGCCCACGGCCGGCAGGTACGAGTCGTCGATTGGAGGATGAACGTGGCGAAGATACTGGCATACGATGAAGAGGCTCGCCAGAAGCTGGCCAGCGGCGTCGGCAAGCTGGCGCGTGCGGTCCGCAGCACGCTCGGCCCGCGCGGGCGCAATGCCGTCATCGACAAGGGGTGGGGCGCTCCCACGGTGACCAAGGACGGCGTCTCGGTGGCCGAGGAGATCGAGCTGACCTGCCCTTATGAAAACATGGGCGCGCAGCTCGTGAAGGAAGCGGCCTCGAAGACCTCCGACGCCGCCGGCGACGGCACGACCACCGCCACGGTCCTGGCCGAAGCCATCTACAAGGAGGGCCTGAAGGCCCTGGCCGCCGGCGCCGACCCGATGGCCGTCAAGCGCGGCATCGACAAGGCGGTCGCCGCCATCGTCGAGAACGTCAAGTCGCAGGCGAAGAAGATCAACGGCAAGAAGGAGATCGCCGAGGTCGCCTCCATCGCCGCCAACAACGACAAGTCGATCGGCGAGAAGCTGGCCGACGCGTTCGAGAAGGTCGGCACCGACGGCGTCATCACCGTCGAGGAAGCCAAGGGCTTCGAGACGACCGTCGACGTCGTCGAGGGCATGCAGTTCGACCGCGGCTACCTCAGCCCCCACTTCGTCACCGATCAGGACCGGATGGAAGTCGTCCTCGAAGACGTCTACATCCTGATCCACGAAGAGAAGATCAGCTCGCCGACGAAGCTGATCCCGCTGCTCGAGAAGATCGCCAAGGCCAACAAGCCGCTGCTGATCCTCGCGGAGGACGTCGAGGGCGAGGCGCTGGCGACCCTGGTCGTCAACAAGCTCCGCGGCATCCTGAAGATCGCGGCCGTCAAGGCTCCGGGCTACGGCGACCGCCGCAAGGCCATGCTGGAGGACATCGCGATCCTGACCGGCGGCAAGGCCATCTTCAAGGACCTGGGCATCGACCTCGACGCCGTCCAGCTCACCGACCTGGGCCGGGCTCGCAAGGTGACGATCACCAGCGAAGAGACGACCATCGTTGAAGGCGTGGGCTCGTCCGACGCCATCAAGGGCAGGGCCGACGCCATCCGCCGCGAGATCGGCACGACCGACAGCGAGTACGACCGCGAGAAGCTCCAGGAACGGCTCGCCAAGCTCGCTGGCGGCATCGCCCAGATCAACGTCGGCGCCGCGACCGAGACCGAGATGAAGGAGCGCAAGGCGCTCGTCGAGGACGCCCTCCACGCCACCCGCGCGGCGATCGAGGAAGGCGTCGTCCCCGGCGGCGGCACGGCCCTCATTCGCGCCTCCAAGGCCATCGAAGGCCTCAAGGCTGACGGCGACGAGCAGTTCGGCGTCGACCTGATCCGTCGCGCCGCCGAGCAGCCGGCCCGCTACATCGCCGAGAACGCCGGCATCGACGGCGCGGTGGTCGTCAACCGGGTCAAGAAGTCCAACGATCCCAAGTTCGGCTACAACGCCGAGGACGGAACGTGGGGCGACCTGCTGGACGCCGGCGTCGTCGACCCGGCCAAGGTCACTCGCACGGCCCTTCAGAACGCCTCGTCGGTCGCCGGCCTGCTGCTGACCACCGAGTGCATGATCGCCGAGCCCCCGAAGAAGAAGGAAGCCGGCGGCGGCCATGACCACCACCACGGCGGCGGCATGGACCCGATGGGCGGCATGGGCGGCATGGGCGGCATGGGCGGCATGGGGATGATGTGAGCGACGCCCTCAGGCGTTTCGCTTCGGGCCCGTCGTCATTGGACGGGCCCGTCTCCCTCCCCTCCACGAAGATTCACGAACACCGATTCGATTCAATCGAGCAGACGAGAAGGATACGGAAATGGCCAAGTTGACGATTCGCCCCCTGGAAGACCGCGTCGTGATCCGCCAGATCGAGGCCGAGGCGAAGACGGCCGGCGGGATCGTGCTGCCGGACACCGCCAAGGAGAAGCCCCAGCGCGGCGAGGTCCTCGCCGTGGGCCCCGGCAAGCTGCTGGATTCGGGCGAGCGGAGCCCGATCGGCGTCGCGGTGGGTGACGAGGTCCTCTTCGGCAAGTACTCGGGGACCGAGATCAAGGTCGACGGCGAGGAGGTCAAGATCCTCCGCGAGTCCGACATCCTGGCCAAGGTCGTGAAGTGACGCGGACGCGCCGGACCATCTGAACTCAACCCTCGTTCGAGGAGCCTTTCTCCGTGGCTAAGCAATTGCTTTTCTCCGACGCCGCCCGCCGCAAGCTGCTGGAAGGCGTCGACGTTTTGGCCCAGGCCGTGGGTTCGACCCTCGGCCCCACGGGTCGGAACGTGATCCTCAGCAAGTCCTTCGGCGGTCCGCTCGTCACCAAGGACGGCGTCACCGTCTCGAAGGAGATCGAGCTGAAGGATCCGTTCGAGAACATGGGCGCCAAGCTGGTCAACGTCGTCGCGTCCAAGACGTCCGACGTCGCCGGCGACGGCACCACGACGGCGACCATCCTGGCTCGCGCCCTCTATCGCGAAGGCCTGAAGAACGTCACCGCCGGGGCCAACCCGACGGCCCTCCGTCGCGGCATCGAGAAGGCCGTCGAGGCGGCCGTCGCCGAGCTGCACGACAAGGTCTCGCGCCCGGTGTCGAAGAAGGAGGAGATCGCCCAGGTCGGCGCCGTCTCCGCCAACAACGACGCCGAGGTCGGCAAGATGCTGGCCGACGCCGTTGAGAAGGTCGGCCGCGACGGCGTGATCACCGTCGAGGAAGGCAAGACCGCCTCGACCGTGCTCGACTTCGTCGAGGGCATGCAGTTCGACAAGGGCTACCTCAGCCCCTACTTCGTCACCTCGCCGACCACCATGGAGGTGATCTTCGAGGACGCCCTGATCCTTCTCCACGAGAAGAAGATCAGCAGCCTCCGCGAGATGATCCCCCTGCTGGAGAAGGTCGCTCAGTCCGGCCGTCCCCTGCTGATCGTGGCGGAGGACGTCGAGGGCGAGGCCCTGGCGACCCTCGTCGTCAACAAGCTCCGCGGCATCCTGAACATCGCCGCCGTGAAGGCCCCCGGCTTCGGCGACCGTCGCAAGGCGATGCTCGGCGACATGGCCGTGCTGACCGGCGGCACCGTCATCAGCGAGGACCTCGGGCTGAAGCTGGAAAACCTCCAGCTCAACCAGCTCGGCCAGGCCAAGCAGGTGAAGGTCGACAAGGACAGCACCACGATCATCCAGGGCGCCGGCCAGCGCGAGGAGATCCAGCGCCGGATCGACCAGCTCCGTCGCCAGATCGATGAGACCGACAGCGAGTACGACAAGGAGAAGTTCCAGGAGCGGCTCGCGAAGCTCTCCGGGGGCGTCGCCCTGATCCGCGTCGGCGCTCCGACCGAAGCCGACATGAAGCAGACCAAGGCCCGCATCGAGGACGCCCTCCACGCCACCCGCGCGGCGGCCGAGGAAGGCATCGTCCCCGGCGGCGGCACGGCCCTGCTCCGGACGATCCCGGCCGTTGAGGCCCTGGTCAAGACGCTCGAAGGCGACGAGAAGCTCGGCGCTCAGATCGTCCTCCGCGGCCTGGAAGAGCCCGTCCGCTACATCGCCCAGAACGCCGGCCAGGACGGCGGGGTGATCGCCGACGAGGTCAAGGAAGCCGGCGGCTCCAAGGGCTACAACGCCGACAAGGGCGAAATCGTCGACATGTTCGAGGCCGGCATCATCGACCCGACCAAGGTCACCCGCACGGCCCTTCAGAACGCCGCCTCGATCGCCGGCCTGCTGCTGACGACCGAAGCCCTGATCACCAACATCAAGGAAGACGAGGAGAAGGCCGGCCGAGTCGAAGGCTCGGTCCGCTGATCCTGAGTTTCTCCTGACCTTCGAGCCGGGGCGAGGGCTTCCAGGAGCCTCGCCCCGGCTCCTTTTCAACCCCTTCGCCGCCCCTCGTTCCGGCTGGGACGGTGCGGCCCCTGCATGCTAAGATATTGATACACGACCAGGGACAGCGCGAGGCTCAGGGAGGGCCGTCGCGAGGCGTCCCGGCAAGCTCGACCGCCGAGGCTTCGTGACGATGGCGACCACCAAACGCGACCTATACGAAGTCCTCGAGATCAAACGCGATGCGTCCGGCGACGAGATCAAACGCGCCTACCGCCAGATGGCGCTGAAATTCCACCCCGACCGCAATCCCGGCGACAAGGAAGCCGAGCGGAAATTCCGCGAGGCCGCAGAGGCCTACGACGTCCTCTCCGACGCCCAGAAGCGCCAGCGATACGACCGCTACGGCCACGCCGGTCTCGACGGCTCGGCCTTCCACGACTTCCGATCGGCCGACGACATCATGTCGGCCTTCGGCGACGTCTTCGGCGGCGGTCTGCTCGGCGACCTCTTCGGAGGAGGCGGCGGTCGGCGCGGGCCTCGCCAGGGGCCCGACCTCCTGATGCGGTTGGAAATCAGCCTCAACGAGGCCGCCCGAGGGACGACCCGCACGATCGAGGTCGATCGGCAGGACTTCTGCGGCGAGTGCAAGGGCTCGGGAGCGCGCAAGGGGACCGTGGCGACGACCTGCAACTACTGCGGCGGTCGTGGTCAGGTCGTCCAGACCCGCGGCTTCTTCCAGGTCGCGACCGCCTGCCCCTCGTGCGGCGGCGAGGGAGTCAAGATCACCGACCCCTGCCCCAGCTGCCACGGCTCAGGCCGGGTGCCGCACCGGGCCAAACTTCAGGTCGACGTTCCGGCGGGAGTGGAGACCAACATGCGGCTCCAGCTCCGGCAGCAGGGAGAACTCGGCGATCCCGGCGCGCCTCGCGGCAACCTTCAGATTCAGATTCTCGTCCGCAAGCACGAGTTCTTCGAGCGCCGACGCAACGACCTGATCTGCCAGGTGCCGATCAGCTTCGCCCAGGCGGCTCTCGGGGCTGAGATCGAGGTTCCGACGCTGGACGGGCCCGACCACGTTCAGATCCCCCGAGGATCTCAGAGCGGGGACCAGATCCGGCTCAAGGGACGAGGAATGCCCGACATCAGCGGTCGCGGCAAGGGAGACGAGATTGTCGAGGTGATTCTGGAGACCCCCCGCCACCTGACGCCGCGCCAGGAGGAACTCCTCCGCGAATTCGCCGAGACCGAGCACGAGCAGGTCAGCCCTCGACGCAAGAGCTTCTTCGAAAAGCTCCGTGACTACTTCACCGAAGAGGCCGAACCTGAAGAACGCGAGCAAGCCTGACGGCTCGCCGGGCGTCGCCCGGAAGCCGTCTGCTGGGAGATCCGCAGCATGTCCGACGCCGTGAGAAACCCCGAGTCCGCCCCTGAAGCCCAAACCGCCGACGCCTCGCAAGGCGACTTCGCCGCCCTGGAAAAGGAACGCGACGAGGCTCGCGATCAGCTCTTGCGCAGCCGGGCCGAGTTCGTCAACTACCAGAAGCGCACCAAGCAGCAGGCCGAGGCCGACCGCCTGTACGCGATCGGGAACCTGGGCCGCGACCTGCTCGACGTCCTGGACAACATGCAGCGGGCCACGGACGCCCTCCGCGGCCAGTCGACGGAGGGGATCGCCTCCGGCCTGGACATGGTCCACAAGCAGTTTCTGACCGTGCTGGCCAAGTACGGCGTTGAGCCGATCGAGTCGCTTGGGCAGCCGTTCGACCCCAACTTCCACGAAGCCCTGATGCAGCAGCCGGCCGCCGACGTCCCGGAGGGAACCGTCGTCGCTGAGCTGGGCAAAGGTTACAAGATCCACGACCGCGTGCTGAGGCCCAGCAAGGTCGCCGTCTCGGTCAAGCCCTGACGTCCCGACCGGAGAATCCCCCTTCGATGCCCACCTACGACTACGTCTGCGACGCCTGCGGCCACGAATTCGAGGCGTTCGAATCCATCAAGGCCGACCCCCAGACCCTCTGCCCGGCCTGCGAGAAGCACACGCTGCGCCGGAAGATCGGTCCCGGCGCGGCGA belongs to Paludisphaera rhizosphaerae and includes:
- the groL gene encoding chaperonin GroEL (60 kDa chaperone family; promotes refolding of misfolded polypeptides especially under stressful conditions; forms two stacked rings of heptamers to form a barrel-shaped 14mer; ends can be capped by GroES; misfolded proteins enter the barrel where they are refolded when GroES binds), translated to MAKILAYDEEARQKLASGVGKLARAVRSTLGPRGRNAVIDKGWGAPTVTKDGVSVAEEIELTCPYENMGAQLVKEAASKTSDAAGDGTTTATVLAEAIYKEGLKALAAGADPMAVKRGIDKAVAAIVENVKSQAKKINGKKEIAEVASIAANNDKSIGEKLADAFEKVGTDGVITVEEAKGFETTVDVVEGMQFDRGYLSPHFVTDQDRMEVVLEDVYILIHEEKISSPTKLIPLLEKIAKANKPLLILAEDVEGEALATLVVNKLRGILKIAAVKAPGYGDRRKAMLEDIAILTGGKAIFKDLGIDLDAVQLTDLGRARKVTITSEETTIVEGVGSSDAIKGRADAIRREIGTTDSEYDREKLQERLAKLAGGIAQINVGAATETEMKERKALVEDALHATRAAIEEGVVPGGGTALIRASKAIEGLKADGDEQFGVDLIRRAAEQPARYIAENAGIDGAVVVNRVKKSNDPKFGYNAEDGTWGDLLDAGVVDPAKVTRTALQNASSVAGLLLTTECMIAEPPKKKEAGGGHDHHHGGGMDPMGGMGGMGGMGGMGMM
- the dnaJ gene encoding molecular chaperone DnaJ yields the protein MATTKRDLYEVLEIKRDASGDEIKRAYRQMALKFHPDRNPGDKEAERKFREAAEAYDVLSDAQKRQRYDRYGHAGLDGSAFHDFRSADDIMSAFGDVFGGGLLGDLFGGGGGRRGPRQGPDLLMRLEISLNEAARGTTRTIEVDRQDFCGECKGSGARKGTVATTCNYCGGRGQVVQTRGFFQVATACPSCGGEGVKITDPCPSCHGSGRVPHRAKLQVDVPAGVETNMRLQLRQQGELGDPGAPRGNLQIQILVRKHEFFERRRNDLICQVPISFAQAALGAEIEVPTLDGPDHVQIPRGSQSGDQIRLKGRGMPDISGRGKGDEIVEVILETPRHLTPRQEELLREFAETEHEQVSPRRKSFFEKLRDYFTEEAEPEEREQA
- the groL gene encoding chaperonin GroEL (60 kDa chaperone family; promotes refolding of misfolded polypeptides especially under stressful conditions; forms two stacked rings of heptamers to form a barrel-shaped 14mer; ends can be capped by GroES; misfolded proteins enter the barrel where they are refolded when GroES binds), whose amino-acid sequence is MAKQLLFSDAARRKLLEGVDVLAQAVGSTLGPTGRNVILSKSFGGPLVTKDGVTVSKEIELKDPFENMGAKLVNVVASKTSDVAGDGTTTATILARALYREGLKNVTAGANPTALRRGIEKAVEAAVAELHDKVSRPVSKKEEIAQVGAVSANNDAEVGKMLADAVEKVGRDGVITVEEGKTASTVLDFVEGMQFDKGYLSPYFVTSPTTMEVIFEDALILLHEKKISSLREMIPLLEKVAQSGRPLLIVAEDVEGEALATLVVNKLRGILNIAAVKAPGFGDRRKAMLGDMAVLTGGTVISEDLGLKLENLQLNQLGQAKQVKVDKDSTTIIQGAGQREEIQRRIDQLRRQIDETDSEYDKEKFQERLAKLSGGVALIRVGAPTEADMKQTKARIEDALHATRAAAEEGIVPGGGTALLRTIPAVEALVKTLEGDEKLGAQIVLRGLEEPVRYIAQNAGQDGGVIADEVKEAGGSKGYNADKGEIVDMFEAGIIDPTKVTRTALQNAASIAGLLLTTEALITNIKEDEEKAGRVEGSVR
- the grpE gene encoding nucleotide exchange factor GrpE — encoded protein: MSDAVRNPESAPEAQTADASQGDFAALEKERDEARDQLLRSRAEFVNYQKRTKQQAEADRLYAIGNLGRDLLDVLDNMQRATDALRGQSTEGIASGLDMVHKQFLTVLAKYGVEPIESLGQPFDPNFHEALMQQPAADVPEGTVVAELGKGYKIHDRVLRPSKVAVSVKP
- a CDS encoding alpha/beta hydrolase codes for the protein MIRGASRGWLAVVLFGTLGAPSLLAQAQPEDPLAAASEVVKLWPQGAPGAKGTDPKDVPTLSVFLPKPEVATGSAFVICPGGGYGGLAIDHEGKQVAEWLNSIGVAAFVLKYRLAPAYHEPAPMQDVNRAIRVVRAGASKWKIDAGRIGLLGFSAGGHLASTGGTHFDAGKPDAEDPVERVSCRPDRLVLVYPVIAMATPYTHKGSNRNLLGENPSEEKLKYYSNEQQVTAETPPTFLAHTNGDTGVVPENSILFALALRKAKVPLEMHIFEKGQHGLGLGSGSKQHKISPEPAFQAWPKLCEVWLKGQGFLDKK
- the groES gene encoding co-chaperone GroES, producing the protein MAKLTIRPLEDRVVIRQIEAEAKTAGGIVLPDTAKEKPQRGEVLAVGPGKLLDSGERSPIGVAVGDEVLFGKYSGTEIKVDGEEVKILRESDILAKVVK